Proteins found in one Pseudomonas sp. P8_241 genomic segment:
- a CDS encoding rhodanese-related sulfurtransferase, with protein MTQQIVVAALYKFVTLEDYVALREPLLQAMVDNGIKGTLLIAEEGINGTVSGSREGIDGLMAWLKNDPRMDDIDHKESYCDEQPFYRTKVKLKKEIVTLGVEGVDPNKKVGTYVDPQDWNALISDPQVLLIDTRNDYEVSIGTFEGAIDPKTTSFREFPDYIKANFDPAVHKKVAMFCTGGIRCEKASSYMLSEGYGEVYHLKGGILKYLEEVPQEETKWQGDCFVFDNRVTVRHDLSEGDYDQCHACRTPVSVEDRASEHYVAGISCPHCWDKLSEKTRRSAIDRQKQIELAKARNQPHPIGYNYKQASSEA; from the coding sequence ATGACACAACAGATTGTCGTGGCGGCACTGTATAAGTTCGTCACCCTGGAAGATTACGTCGCCCTGCGCGAGCCACTGCTGCAAGCGATGGTCGACAACGGCATCAAAGGCACCTTGCTGATTGCCGAAGAAGGCATCAACGGCACCGTGTCCGGCAGCCGTGAAGGCATCGACGGGCTGATGGCCTGGCTCAAGAACGACCCGCGCATGGACGACATCGACCACAAAGAGTCGTACTGCGATGAGCAGCCGTTCTACCGCACCAAAGTCAAACTCAAGAAAGAAATCGTCACCCTCGGCGTGGAAGGCGTGGACCCGAACAAAAAGGTCGGCACTTACGTCGACCCGCAGGACTGGAACGCACTGATCAGCGACCCGCAAGTGTTGTTGATCGACACCCGTAACGACTACGAAGTCTCGATTGGCACCTTCGAAGGCGCCATCGACCCGAAAACCACCAGTTTTCGCGAGTTTCCCGACTACATCAAAGCCAACTTCGACCCGGCCGTGCACAAGAAGGTCGCGATGTTCTGCACCGGCGGTATTCGCTGCGAGAAGGCGTCGAGCTACATGCTCAGCGAAGGCTACGGTGAGGTCTATCACCTCAAGGGCGGCATCCTGAAGTACCTCGAAGAGGTGCCGCAGGAAGAAACCAAATGGCAGGGCGACTGCTTCGTGTTCGATAACCGTGTGACCGTTCGCCACGACCTGAGCGAAGGTGACTACGATCAGTGCCATGCCTGCCGTACGCCGGTCAGCGTTGAAGATCGCGCTTCGGAGCATTACGTGGCGGGTATCAGCTGCCCGCATTGCTGGGACAAATTGAGCGAAAAAACCCGTCGCAGCGCCATCGATCGGCAAAAGCAGATCGAACTGGCCAAGGCCCGTAACCAGCCGCACCCGATCGGCTACAACTATAAACAAGCATCCTCCGAGGCCTGA
- a CDS encoding DsbA family protein, with the protein MSARLLYVMDPMCSWCWGFAPVANALVEQAQAAGVEVHLIVGGLRTGSGAALEPTTRRYILEHWQAVTEATGQPFKLEGALPDGFVYDTEPACRALVTARGLAPDCAWKLLRLIQHAFYADGRDVTRASVLVELAEQAGVPRIEFAAAFDRADMHAATNADFTWVQDLGIAGFPTLLAERNGQLALLTNGYQPLSVLSPLLGRWLERAACA; encoded by the coding sequence ATGTCAGCACGCCTGCTCTATGTGATGGATCCGATGTGTTCCTGGTGTTGGGGGTTTGCCCCGGTCGCCAACGCATTGGTCGAGCAGGCGCAAGCTGCAGGCGTTGAAGTGCATTTGATCGTGGGTGGTTTGCGCACCGGCAGCGGTGCGGCGCTGGAACCGACCACACGGCGCTACATTCTTGAACACTGGCAGGCGGTCACGGAGGCCACCGGCCAACCGTTCAAACTCGAAGGCGCATTGCCTGACGGTTTTGTCTACGACACCGAGCCTGCCTGCCGGGCACTGGTGACGGCGCGCGGCCTGGCACCGGATTGCGCATGGAAACTGCTCCGGCTGATCCAGCACGCGTTTTACGCCGATGGTCGGGATGTCACTCGCGCCAGCGTGCTGGTGGAACTGGCAGAGCAGGCTGGCGTACCGCGCATCGAGTTCGCGGCCGCTTTCGACCGTGCCGACATGCACGCTGCGACCAACGCCGATTTCACCTGGGTGCAAGACTTGGGCATTGCCGGTTTTCCGACCCTGTTGGCCGAACGTAATGGCCAATTGGCGCTGCTGACCAACGGATATCAACCGCTCAGTGTGCTGTCCCCGCTTCTTGGCCGTTGGCTGGAGCGCGCCGCCTGTGCATGA
- a CDS encoding ABC transporter ATP-binding protein has translation MHDLPDDVPSAKRVDRLSWAEIRRLALHHKKSLWIANGVAVLATLCSVPIPLLLPLLVDEVLLGHGDAALKVMNLALPQVWQKAAGYIGLMLVVTLALRCSALLFNVVQARLFAALAKDIVYRIRLRLIERLKRISLGEYESLGSGTVTTHLVTDLDTLDKFVGETLSRFLVAMLTLFGTAGILMWMHWKLALLILLFNPLVIYATVQLGKRVKHLKKLENDSTSRFTQALTETLDAIQEVRAGNRQGFFLGRLGQRAKEVRDYAVNSQWKTDASNRASGLLFQFGIDIFRAAAMLTVLFSDLSIGQMLAVFSYLWFMIGPVEQLLNLQYAYYAAGGALSRINELLSRADEPEYPGGVDPFSGRQTVGLEVQGLSFGYGDELVLNEMNLSIAPGEKVAIVGASGGGKSTLVQLLLGLYTPLAGTIRFGGSTQQEIGLETVRENVAVVLQHPALFNDTIRANLTMGRERSDEACWQALEIAQLHGTVRELPNGLDSIVGRSGVRLSGGQRQRLAIARMVLAEPKVVILDEATSALDAATEYNLHQALARFLSNRTTLIIAHRLSAVKQADRVLVFDGGQIAEDGDHQQLIADGGLYAKLYGHLQQL, from the coding sequence GTGCATGATCTGCCTGACGATGTCCCAAGCGCAAAACGTGTCGACCGTCTGAGCTGGGCAGAAATCCGTCGCCTGGCCCTTCATCATAAAAAGTCGCTATGGATCGCCAACGGCGTGGCGGTGCTCGCAACCCTGTGCAGCGTGCCGATCCCGTTACTCCTGCCGCTGCTGGTGGATGAAGTGCTGCTGGGGCATGGTGACGCTGCGCTGAAGGTCATGAATCTTGCACTGCCCCAGGTTTGGCAAAAAGCCGCCGGTTACATTGGCCTGATGCTGGTAGTGACTTTGGCCCTGCGCTGCTCGGCCCTGCTGTTCAACGTGGTGCAGGCACGGTTGTTCGCCGCATTGGCCAAGGACATCGTCTACCGAATTCGCCTGCGCCTGATCGAACGACTCAAACGCATCTCGCTCGGTGAGTATGAAAGTCTGGGCAGTGGCACGGTGACCACTCACTTGGTGACTGACCTCGATACTCTGGACAAATTCGTTGGCGAAACCCTCAGTCGCTTCCTTGTGGCTATGCTGACTCTGTTCGGAACCGCCGGCATCCTGATGTGGATGCACTGGAAGCTGGCGCTGTTGATTCTGTTGTTCAATCCGTTGGTGATCTACGCCACGGTGCAATTGGGCAAGCGGGTCAAGCACCTGAAAAAACTCGAGAACGACAGTACCTCGCGCTTCACTCAGGCATTGACCGAAACACTCGATGCAATCCAGGAAGTTCGCGCCGGCAATCGCCAAGGGTTTTTCCTCGGTCGCCTCGGTCAGCGTGCCAAAGAGGTCCGTGATTATGCGGTGAACTCGCAGTGGAAAACCGATGCGTCAAACCGTGCCAGTGGTTTGCTGTTCCAGTTTGGTATCGATATTTTTCGTGCTGCCGCGATGCTTACCGTGCTGTTTTCCGACCTGTCCATCGGCCAGATGCTCGCGGTGTTCAGCTACCTGTGGTTCATGATTGGTCCGGTGGAACAATTGCTGAACCTGCAATATGCCTACTACGCCGCCGGCGGCGCGCTGTCACGGATCAACGAGTTGCTGTCCCGAGCCGATGAACCGGAGTACCCGGGGGGCGTCGATCCGTTCAGCGGTCGCCAGACGGTCGGACTCGAGGTGCAGGGGTTGAGTTTTGGCTACGGCGACGAACTGGTCCTGAACGAGATGAATTTGTCCATCGCCCCCGGGGAAAAAGTCGCGATTGTCGGTGCCAGCGGCGGTGGCAAGAGTACGTTGGTGCAATTGCTGCTGGGCTTGTACACGCCGCTGGCCGGGACCATTCGCTTTGGCGGCTCGACCCAGCAAGAGATCGGCCTGGAAACCGTGCGGGAAAACGTCGCGGTTGTGCTTCAACACCCGGCGTTGTTCAACGACACGATTCGGGCCAACCTGACCATGGGTCGTGAGCGCAGCGATGAGGCTTGCTGGCAAGCCCTGGAAATCGCGCAACTTCACGGCACGGTCCGCGAGTTGCCCAACGGTCTGGACAGCATCGTCGGGCGTTCCGGCGTGCGTTTGTCCGGTGGCCAGCGCCAGCGCCTGGCGATTGCGCGGATGGTGCTTGCCGAACCCAAAGTGGTGATCCTTGACGAGGCCACCTCTGCACTGGATGCCGCCACCGAATACAACCTGCATCAGGCACTAGCGCGTTTCCTGAGCAATCGCACCACGTTGATCATTGCCCACCGTCTATCTGCCGTGAAGCAGGCAGACCGGGTGTTGGTGTTTGACGGCGGGCAAATCGCCGAGGATGGCGACCACCAGCAGCTGATTGCCGATGGTGGTTTGTATGCCAAGCTTTATGGGCATTTGCAGCAGTTGTAA